The following proteins are encoded in a genomic region of Pyrus communis chromosome 11, drPyrComm1.1, whole genome shotgun sequence:
- the LOC137708391 gene encoding protein ULTRAPETALA 1-like, with protein MANGVERDCGLVLFSDDELREMSGVKRGPDHMEVTCGCTSHRYGDAVGRLRVFVNGDLEITCECTPGCQEGKLTPAAFEKHSGRETARKWKNNVWVIDNGKKVPLCKTVLLKYHNEASKSANGSHRSNNGRVCHHDEFVSCTRCNKERRFRLRTKEECRVYHDALADVNWKCADLPYDKITCDDEEERASRRVYRGCSRSPTCHGCTSCVCFGCEICRFSDCSCQTCTDFTSNAKT; from the exons ATGGCGAATGGGGTAGAGAGAGACTGTGGGTTGGTGCTGTTTAGCGACGATGAGCTGAGAGAGATGAGCGGGGTGAAGAGAGGTCCGGACCATATGGAGGTCACGTGCGGCTGCACCAGCCACAGATATGGCGATGCTGTTGGGAGGCTTAGGGTTTTCGTTAATGGAGACCTCGAAATCACCTGCGAGTGCACCCCTGGCTGTCAGGAAG GAAAACTGACTCCTGCTGCATTTGAAAAGCATTCTGGAAGAGAGACTGCTaggaaatggaaaaataatGTTTGGGTGATTGATAACGGGAAGAAGGTTCCGCTGTGTAAAACGGTGCTGCTCAAGTACCATAACGAGGCATCAAAAAGTGCTAATGGTTCCCACAGATCCAACAATGGACGTGTTTGTCACCATGATGAGTTTGTTTCCTGTACTAGGTGCAACAAGGAGCGCAGGTTTCGCCTCCGGACAAAAGAGGAATGTCGGGTTTACCATGATGCTTTGGCTGATGTGAATTGGAAATGTGCTGATCTGCCGTATGACAA AATAacatgtgatgatgaagaagaacgAGCAAGTCGAAGGGTATATAGAGGCTGCAGCCGTTCTCCGACATGCCATGGCTGTACTTCTTGTGTGTGCTTTGGCTGCGAAATCTGTCGTTTCTCGGATTGCAGCTGCCAGACCTGCACTGACTTCACAAGCAATGCTAAAACTTGA